Sequence from the Carassius auratus strain Wakin linkage group LG45M, ASM336829v1, whole genome shotgun sequence genome:
tgtatctgtgtctgtgtgtgtgtgtgtgtgtgtgtgtgtgttagtggtggaagattcgttcattttcagttcgttcaccaaaatgattcgttcagaatcgttcaatgATTCATTATGTGATCATTTCTTCGtattaaacaaaatatgcaaaaaaagagtgtattatgtgttatgtctttagtcaaagaacgtattcacttgttacaaaaaataatcaggctttattaaaatgtgtgtataatcgcattcaatatataaattctaattaagttgtttagatgaaaaaagcacaaggttttcttgcctaaatagcattttaattgtttggtcagacagtttgtatattatatattcacattcatcaatcgtggattaaacgtggagttgctaaatatcataacaagcgtatgtgcacagtactgtacctttGCATTTTTCGAGATTggcatgctaaatggcagactaacccggtttactctcattcattacgTTCACGAACaagataagctatgtaccagttcatttcattcacgaacgacatgtatccgttcattcaactcgtgcaaGAGCGACATGGGTATCAGTCCAGTCATTtagttcacgaacgataagatctcgttcagactcatAGAAAGAAACTCGTttattgaagggcgtattcgttcactacattgaacaaatcacatgctctgtcacatctcatactctaaagctattggctcgaggttgagtaattctttgacaggatgaaatacccggttcaccgagctgcgcatgcgctactaatagcgccgcgctgctgtggagggaggaacttcactgaacagtggattacgtgaacgagaacgattcgttcacctaaaagattggttcaaaaagaacgattcgttcacgaacgacacatcactagtttgtgtgtgtgtgtgtgtgtgtgtgtgtgtgtgtgtctcctcacCGTGTGAGTTTGGTGCCGATCTGTTGTCTGGACTCTATCCGCTCCTGGTCACTCATCATGGGTAGGATGTTTTTATCCTCCAGTTCTCTCTTCGACGGCCGATTGCTCAGTTTGATCGCCAGGGAATCTTTCCGTAAGATTCTTAAAGCGAGtgtacctgcacacacacacacacacacacaatgagagtTCACgttaacacatactgtacacacacttacacacacaaaatcaaatgcTGGATTTCCCGTCAGATATCTCACTTGTAAACAGCGAGTcgtcatcatcctcatcttcctcgtcctcttcctcatgcatgctgaaggtgtgtgtgatgagtgtgtgtgtgttggcaggaGTTTGGTGCATTGAATCTCTGTTCTCCTTCTCCTCTTCCGTCTCCATCAGGACAGATGGCACGGCCTGCAGTacagagctacacacacacacagttattttagtatgtcttgagtgtgtgtttctgtgagtctgtgtgtgtgtgtgtatgcatgcaagtctgtgtgtgcgcgcgtgtctttgtctttgtgcatgtgtgtgtgtgtgtgtgtgtgtgtgtgctcacctcTCGAGTCTCTGCATGGTGAATGCGAGGGTTTTATTGAGCTCCTCTATGATGCGGCTGGGTGGGTGCAGTGACAGCGGGAGCGTGGCGTACTGATGCGGGTGCaggtgtgtgagcgtgtgtgtgtgtgcgtgtgagccCTGGGACGGCAGGCATTTGAGGGGAAACGAGGGCGCCGGCTCACATATCATCACTTTCTTTGGAGGGAGGGGTGGCGACAGTCGAGCCAGCGTCTCTGAAGAACAGAAGAGACAGAGGTTAGTGCTGTGTGATGGTTTAGGTGAGAGTCGGAGGAGCGCAGGCGTCACCTGTCAGATGGTTGGGTATTCTGCTGTATGGCTTCGGTGGTAAGGCAGGAGGCTGTCTCAGTGACGACGGCCTCATGTGAGTGATGTCAGCGCTGTTGCTAGGCAACGGCACGGGCTTCACAGGGGGCGGGGCTTGAGATGGCTTGAGATCCGAGAGACACGCCACGGTTTCACCACACGACTGGACCTCGGAGAACGACACTGGAGCACAGAGAGAGAACAGCACATCATTTACTATTAtcatatgtaatattattttagtaattaaaatatttatgaatatgctTGTGTATaatagggatgtaatgattaacCGCGAGCTGGctgaaaatcgattcaaatatgtgatgattcaaatcggttgagatgctaaacaaatcacgattcatttaggggtaggagtttatatgagtgtgtgtctgagaggAACTTACTGTCTTCAGGAAAGTTAAGatggtaatatttattttaaacttattttcagTGTTAATGAGTGCTTTGTTTACATCGGTAACCAAGGAGACGCTTCAAGCTCCACCTACTGCGGTGTTCACGAGtgatttgtttacagcggtaaccaaggaaacgctttaagctccacctacTGCGGTGTTCACGAGTGATTTGTTTACATCGGTAACCAAGGAGACGCTtcaagctccacctgctgcagtGTTCACGAGTGCTTTGtctacagcggtaaccaaggagacgcttcaagctccacctgctgcggtgttcacgagtgatttgtttacagcggtaaccaaggagacACTTCAAGCTCCACCTGCTGTGGTGTTCacgagtgctttgtttacagcggtaaccaaggagacgcttcaagctccacctgctgcagtgttcacgagtgctttgtttacagcggtaaccaaggagacgcttcaagctccacctgctgcggtgttcacgagtgatttgtttacagcggtaaccaaggagacacttcaagctccacctgctgcggtgttcaggagtgctttgtttacagcagtaaccaaggaaacgctttaagctccacctgctgcggtgttcacgagtgctttgtttacagcggtaaccaaggagacACTTCAAGAtccacctgctgcggtgttcaggagtgctttgtttacagcagtaaccaaggaaacgctttaagctccacctgctgcggtgttcacgagtgctttgtttacagcagtaaccaaggaaacgctttaagctccacctgctgcggtgttcacgagtgctttgtttacagcagtaaccaaggaaacgctttaagctccacctgctgcggtgttcacgagtgctttgtttacagcggtaaccaaggagacACTTCAAGAtccacctgctgcggtgttcaggagtgctttgtttacagcagtaaccaaggaaacgctttaagctccacctgctgcggtgttcaggagtgctttgtttacagcagtaaccaaggaaacgctttaagctccacctgctgcggtgttcacgagtgctttgtttacagcggtaaccaaggaatgctttaagctccacctgctggcagagagtgaatctgcttCTCGTTCAGCTCGTCTGATGTTTCGGtttcatacagatattttttatgcAAAGTTTTACAAACCTGAATtcaaatcattctgtttttgcttcaaatttcgaaactatacaatctaatttaaatgaaaaattgctcATGTTGCATgcatgcagcatctttgtttggatcgaTTTCAATTTCACAATGAAACGTGCAGCATTTTATCCAAGTTTTAAATCTCAAGTTTTAAATCTCATTTCTTTAAAACCTTAATCGTGAATCGAATCGTGAgtcgagtgaatcgttacatccctagtacATGTGTGGAGCAGAAATTATTTCTCCACCACACTCCAAGCATTCAATAATCACTCCGCTTTAGATCCACCTTCGCTCCATGACGGAATTTGCGGCttaagtatttcagtatgtttggaAGGATCACAAATGTCTTTTCTAAACTTCTAATAAAcggaaaataaatgcacaatacTAAAAGAACAGATTTATTGGAACACTACAGTTGTTGGCCCAAGCCTGTGTTAAATGACTCACTTGTCTGTGCAGCGTCTCTCTACTATGGTGAAGAGGGTTGTAGTTACTTCAGAAACAGAAAGAATATGCTGCAACTTTCCGTTTTTGAATCACAGGACAGCGTTGACAATTTTCTGAGCTCCTGACggtttctatgtgtgtgtgatctgtgtgtTACGTGCTAGCTTGTGTGTTGTAGCAGGCAGCACATTCGATAAGAGCGGAGATTAGTTACTGTACCTGtaaattaaactgtttaaaacatGAATTCAGCCAATCAGCATTAAGTATCCACATGCACTCGTCCGTCACCATCGATATAACCTTCACATTCTTTCTGATTTGAGTGACCCACGTATCTGTCAATGATGTGTATTCTTTATCAAATGCTGTTCTATTATGGGCTGTTGGCATTAACTGTGCTTGTGATGGAACGACTGAAAACCACGACTTTCAAGAAAATCCACTgctcacatatacatacatagatacaCAAATTTTGAAAACTATTGTATAATAAGAACTATTATTATTACCAAtgattgagcagcaaatcagtgacactgtctgaagactggagtaatggtgctggaaatacagctgtgcatcacagaaataaattacacttttacaATTTATTACAGTGGAAATCggctattttaaattttaataatatttcaaatattttaatgcatttttgatccaataaatccagccttggtgagcaaaagagacttctatCAAAACCATTATAACATTTtgaccagtacacacacacacacacacacacacacacacagactaaaaataaagtaaaaacatcattatgtgaatatataataaaatgtaatttatttctgtgatgctccgctgtattttcagcatcattcctccagtcttcagtgtcacatgatcttcagaaatcatgaaaatatgatgatttactgctcaagacacatttctgattattatcaatgttgaacacagttgtccAGCacaataattttgtggaaactgcttttttcaggattcacagatgcatagaaagttcaaaagaacagcgtttaatCGAAACCGAAATCTTTTGTAAcgtcaaaaatatttttactgtcacttttgatcgatttaatgcatcctgaataaaaacataaatggtaCTGACTCATAACTTTTGAAATAACCTCATTAACATACACCTGCCCTCATTTGCATATCTATATGGTTCCCGTAAAACATCAGCGTGAaatgtcttaaaggtacagtaacaGAATTAGCCTCCTGTTTTTGGTGACGATATGAGTCCAGCTGTGTTGGATGTGGACAGTAACGCACCTGTGGCTGTGACGCTGGCGTCTGCAGACTCTGACACTGGACTGATGACCGTCTGTCTGTCcagctcactcacacacacacggccgCCGTCAACGCTGACCTCCTCTACTGACACACAGATCAAGAGCTTTCCAATAAAGCAATTCAGATCCCGTCTAGTCCagcatctctttcttacctttctcATACACTTCCTTCAGCACGCCTCTCTTGATGAGCTCTTCTCTGCTCTGACGCGTCGACATCTTCCTCTCCAGCACTGTCAATCATCAACCACACGCTTAGAATTTAAACCAGTGCGTCTGCaggtgtgttggtgtgtgtgtgtcttacctgcGGACGTCTGCTTGAACGTGTCGCTCTTCTTCTTTCTCCATTTCCACGGTTTGAAGAGTCGTCCCAGACTGGCCAGTTTGCTGCGTCTGCGGATCGGAGGCGTGTGCGTCCCGGGAACCAGCGAATCAGAGCGCATCGCCGCCAGACGCTCCGCCCCctctgctgaacacacacacatgggacGTTTGCAACCCCATAGAGCTGAGCTGACATGAAGACATAAAGCTGACATAAACTGATGTAAATATGAGTCTGtgctctatatctccagtaatgtgtgagatgtaaatgatccgcacatataacacagtgactGAGAGCTGGAGAAATccaggctcctcagaagatgtgagatgttctggaggcttgtgaagatcattcctccgctgaggaacagtgaaagtaaagctcctcaaaagatcctgaggatcagatttgagactctaaaacatgattgatggagaatcaagtaaagctgagctgcttcagtccaggaagagttcatctggagatattactgaccttattctgacctttacttgataaAAACCAGGAAAGATTTCACCGCAGAAGGACATGTGATgcctgaattattcctttaaaatcaaACCGAAAATTTGAACTTGTAAAATTTCCAGTAAGAAATAAAGAATCAAGGTAAAACCGAACAGTAATAAGACGAAAGTGCATAAACTAACTTTTATAAATCTCTTCAAACACCTTTAGGATCAAGTGACTGGAAAAATCTAATGCAACCAATTCAATAATCTTCAGGAGAAATGACTAAAACAGAATCTCTCTCTCCATTTAGTCTTTagaccttttttttaattactttttccaTTTGGTAACTCAATAAAACTGGGCAGAGGCATCAATTAACATTCATTCTCTTCGATTAAGGAAATACAGAGACGAGTGTCACACGTATAAAGTGTGCATTTCTAATCCCATCTTCTCAGCCCAGGAGAATGATCTTCAGATATATTTGACATCAGCAGAGCTTTCTGCTCACATCTGCGTTATAATAATCCACTATTTATTTCATACAGTGACTCGTATGGTCCCTTACTGACTCTAAAGTGTGGAAAAACATCCCCTAAGAGTCCAAGTGCTGTATCTGAGTCAGCAGGAATTACATTTCCGACACAAACTTCTGCGTTTATTGATTTTTACTTGAAAATGGGAGCAAgaaaattaaaggaataattcacccaaaagcTTAAACTTGCTGAAATGTGCTCACCATCAGAgcatccaagattaggatgagtttgtttcatcagatttggagaaattgcgTCACTTGCTCGctgcaagtgaatgggtgccgtcagaacgagagtctaaacagctgctaaaaacatcacaataatccacagtccatcagttaacatctggagaagacaaaaactgaaacaaatccatcataacatgtttttaatttctaaaatatgagtccataatccataataacacttcctccagttaAAAAgggttctggtctgaatcaggagagaaatctgcacagatcaagcaccgtttaaacagctctaaacaaatatgtgtctggattttgatgtgagagacaacaggagacgCACTTTTTCAAtgaaggaagtgttattatggattatggactcatattttagaaattaaaaacattttatgctggatttgtttcatctttttttcttctccggatgttaactgatggaccggAGTTTTCAATAAACAAATCAAACAGCTGATAATTCGacattttaaatagaatttaaaataacatatctaatatatttttatataacttgTTCAATGTATTTCTTAGTtaaattgtttacattatatttttttatatgtagaagtaatattaatttaatatgatgTAACATcctgttgttcattttaaattaaaaaaagactcatattttttgtttacaaaaataataacattttattgtaaaaGTACATGCATTGCtttgatgaatatatataaataaataataacttgttAATTCCAAAACccatatagtattttaaaataaaggttcttacTGTATATGGTCGGtgatttaattcttttttttatctacagTGAATGACACCAAGGCAATATTACAGTATCTACAGTAGCTTGTTATCAGATTAGTGCAATAAAAAATTGCCTTAAATGTACTGGAAATATTGcaagtttaaaaaaacaacaacaataagttGGATAATAAATTTCATTTGAAATCatactttatataaatgttatttgtatgggaaacaatatattttacacacacccacacatgcatatatgtatataatgtattttgttttttaccaGTAATGTAATGTCAACTTAActatttagaaattaaataagCCAAATAAacgagaaaaaaaataataataaccggGCCCGGTTTCACTCACCGTCCCGGATGTCATTCCCGCGGCTGCAGTTACTGCAGATGTGCTTGATATGACCGGAGATCACAAACGGTGTGTTGTTGTTACCGGGGGCGGCGGGCTGCCGCAGTCTGACCAGGTTAAAGGCTCTCCGTTTGCGCGGTTTCTCTGCGGACGATGACGATGATAACGATGAAGAAGATGACGTGTCCTCCCGAAACCGAGATGTGATCCAGGTCCCGTGCGCTCCAGTGAATGCGGGACCCGCCATGAGCTCAGGACCGACGGTTCCGTGTCTCTCTGTCACACCGCGGGAAGGCGCGGAGATCGAACGGAAGAGCGCGTGCATGAGCCTCACCGATCATCCCGAGCCGTGCGAATCGGGTTTATATCACAGACCACCGACGCCATGCGCAAAACGTTTGGCCCACCTGAGTATAACCgtgtacactcacacacacacacacgcgcgctgAGGTAATCCACTTCAGTGTTTTCTTTAATATACCGCGTCTATAAACCAACCGTCACCGGTCTTTCTTGCGCATATTCAATCAAGTGCCTGCCGCAGATTTGTTTATCATAAGCGTACGGATGCGCCTCTCGGTAGTATCTCTTCAAATTCATCAACGTGACGCAATGCCTTGAAAATACCCGGACCGGAATCGACCGTTAACGGGAGCAAACTCGTCGATCCTACTCATCCTACTCAGCGAGAGCTTGtctaatgaatattaatgaccGAGCGTGACGTTGGTCCCGCGGGCTTATTCGATTGGAAGCTGAAGGCTTGGCTCATAAATATTAATGACGCAGCTTGACCAGGCCCACTTCATTGGAAGGCGATGTTTATACTTCAAAGGATACGCTCATAAATATTAAATCGACCAGTAGGCATTTAAACAGCAGTTAACGTCTATGTttgattttaaacaattttaaattaaattacatctttTTTATGATAGTGTGTTGCCAAGCAGCGTGAGCGCAAAGCCTTCATCATAGTATTATTTTCGCAGGCCACACAGTCAGATCCACACCGGATCTGCCGAGAAACCACGCCTACGTCACCGAATTTCGAACGGTGCCGCACCGCTAGAGGCTGCGGTTACTGGAACCCGTAggctactaaaataaaaaataataacagtgaCCATTTCCCCAAAGACTGAATGCGTCCAACGCTGCTTTATTATCTCTAATGCatagaaaattatgtaatttaacatCTACATCATGACCTTATATAGCCTATCAGTTCCTACCATATAGACATTTAACATACAGGTTATTTTTGTACAGATTTA
This genomic interval carries:
- the LOC113068562 gene encoding phosphatase and actin regulator 1-like isoform X10: MAAAPEQEDVDRRPIRRARSKSDTPYLTETRLSYTLQTAEGAERLAAMRSDSLVPGTHTPPIRRRSKLASLGRLFKPWKWRKKKSDTFKQTSAVLERKMSTRQSREELIKRGVLKEVYEKVEEVSVDGGRVCVSELDRQTVISPVSESADASVTATVSFSEVQSCGETVACLSDLKPSQAPPPVKPVPLPSNSADITHMRPSSLRQPPALPPKPYSRIPNHLTETLARLSPPLPPKKVMICEPAPSFPLKCLPSQGSHAHTHTLTHLHPHQYATLPLSLHPPSRIIEELNKTLAFTMQRLESSVLQAVPSVLMETEEEKENRDSMHQTPANTHTLITHTFSMHEEEDEEDEDDDDSLFTSTLALRILRKDSLAIKLSNRPSKRELEDKNILPMMSDQERIESRQQIGTKLTRRLSQRPSAEELEQRNILKPRNEQEELEEKRELKKRLSRKLSQRPTVEELREAKILIRFSDYVEVAEAQDYDRRADKPWTRLTAADKAAIRKELNEFKSSEMEVHESSRHLTRFHRP